In Salinigranum marinum, one DNA window encodes the following:
- a CDS encoding ABC transporter ATP-binding protein: protein MTDADTAVAGDREEATTEAVQSGQDGGRDLVLEVDGLRKSFGALTATDDASFSVERGTITGLIGPNGAGKSTLFNLVSGFYKPDAGSVTVNGVDVTGMEPYEVADYGLIRTFQTPRKLEGMTVREAMLVGPRNQPGESFRNLFLNPSAVEERERANLEQAERILEEFEIDHLATQPATKISGGQMKLVELARAMLAEPELLLLDEPAAGVNPTLRNKLAEQIRRLNEQGTTFLLIEHDMEFVMKLADPVIVLDQGSVLMEGSPGEVQSDDRVIDAYLGGSP from the coding sequence CCGGCCAAGACGGTGGTCGCGACCTCGTCCTCGAAGTCGACGGCCTCCGGAAATCTTTCGGGGCGCTGACCGCAACCGACGACGCCTCGTTCTCGGTCGAACGCGGCACCATCACGGGTCTCATCGGCCCGAACGGTGCCGGGAAATCGACCCTGTTCAACCTCGTCTCGGGCTTCTACAAGCCAGACGCCGGGTCGGTCACGGTCAACGGCGTCGACGTGACGGGGATGGAGCCGTACGAGGTCGCCGACTACGGCCTCATCCGTACGTTCCAGACCCCGCGCAAACTCGAGGGGATGACCGTTCGGGAGGCGATGCTCGTCGGGCCCCGAAACCAGCCCGGTGAGTCCTTCCGGAACCTGTTTCTCAACCCGAGCGCGGTCGAGGAACGCGAGCGGGCGAACCTCGAGCAGGCAGAACGCATCCTCGAGGAGTTTGAAATCGACCACCTCGCGACCCAGCCAGCGACCAAAATCTCAGGAGGGCAAATGAAACTGGTCGAACTCGCCCGCGCGATGCTGGCCGAACCGGAACTGCTCCTGCTCGACGAACCCGCCGCCGGGGTGAACCCGACGCTGCGGAACAAACTCGCCGAGCAGATCCGCCGCCTCAACGAGCAGGGCACCACGTTCCTGCTCATCGAACACGACATGGAGTTCGTGATGAAACTCGCCGACCCGGTCATCGTCCTCGACCAGGGCAGTGTGCTGATGGAGGGCTCTCCCGGGGAGGTCCAGAGCGACGACCGTGTCATCGACGCCTACCTCGGAGGGAGCCCATGA
- a CDS encoding ABC transporter ATP-binding protein, with product MSDHVLELANVDSGYGEVQVLDDLSLHLDAGEIVCLIGPNGAGKSTVLKTAFGMLTPWTGSVSYHGDEIGGMAPEDIVREGIGFVPQTDNVFGSLTIEENLRMGGVARKSGLDDVIDRLYERFPLLDEKRAAKARTLSGGQRQVLAFARALVMEPDVLLIDEPSAGLAPNTADEVFGHVTAVNELDTAILMVEQNAKKGLGISDRGYVLDQGTVAYEDEAGQLLDNPEVSRLYLGG from the coding sequence ATGAGCGACCACGTCCTCGAACTGGCGAACGTTGACAGCGGCTACGGCGAGGTGCAGGTGCTCGACGACCTCTCCTTGCACTTGGACGCCGGTGAGATCGTCTGTCTCATCGGTCCGAACGGGGCCGGCAAGTCGACCGTGCTGAAGACCGCCTTCGGGATGCTGACGCCGTGGACCGGGTCGGTCAGCTACCACGGTGACGAAATCGGCGGGATGGCCCCCGAAGATATTGTCCGCGAGGGCATCGGCTTCGTCCCACAGACCGACAACGTGTTCGGGTCGCTGACCATCGAGGAGAACCTCCGGATGGGCGGCGTCGCCCGGAAGTCGGGGCTCGATGACGTCATCGATCGCCTCTACGAACGGTTCCCGCTCCTCGACGAGAAGCGGGCGGCCAAGGCACGGACACTCTCGGGGGGCCAACGGCAGGTGCTGGCGTTCGCCCGTGCCCTGGTGATGGAACCCGACGTGTTGCTCATCGACGAGCCATCGGCCGGGCTGGCACCCAACACGGCCGACGAGGTGTTCGGCCACGTGACGGCCGTCAACGAACTCGACACGGCGATCCTCATGGTCGAACAGAACGCGAAGAAAGGGCTCGGCATCTCCGACCGGGGCTACGTCCTCGACCAGGGGACCGTCGCCTACGAGGACGAGGCCGGACAGCTGCTCGACAACCCCGAGGTGTCTCGGCTCTACCTCGGCGGCTGA
- a CDS encoding DUF4112 domain-containing protein, which translates to MNEDDTPAPPGLRRARRVATLLDDAVTVPGTNTSVGLDPLVGLIPVSGTVTSAAIALSIVAEAIRSGVPRGVVARMLLNVAVDVVVGSIPVIGSVFDVFWKANRRNVRLFERAVAERV; encoded by the coding sequence ATGAACGAGGACGACACACCGGCCCCGCCGGGGCTGCGTCGCGCGCGCCGCGTCGCGACGCTGCTCGACGACGCCGTCACGGTTCCGGGGACGAACACCAGCGTCGGACTGGACCCGCTCGTCGGCCTGATCCCCGTCTCGGGAACCGTAACCAGCGCGGCGATCGCGCTATCGATCGTCGCGGAGGCGATCCGCAGCGGCGTGCCGCGCGGCGTCGTCGCCCGGATGCTACTCAATGTCGCCGTCGACGTCGTCGTCGGCTCGATCCCGGTCATCGGCAGCGTCTTCGACGTGTTCTGGAAGGCGAACCGCCGGAACGTCCGGCTGTTCGAGCGGGCGGTCGCCGAACGCGTCTGA
- a CDS encoding RIO1 family regulatory kinase/ATPase, with protein MELRRLVRGRLDWARLERVVRSLQTRYGRDEVYVRFLDADNWLSTPIVLDEELFVKVISRQNSLVHALITTGRNLGAFSSGTEGFFEHFGTPYEMAEHELEATRRIRELGLNAPEPIEALQIDDLGVVVLEYLPQFRALDQLDRESEAALAPDLFAALRVMHDDGLAHGDLRAENVLILDDELYFIDATRVRADAAADARSYDLACALAALEPLIGARAAVEAARSAYSLGDLVAALEFLDFVNIRPDHDFDAARLKGEIERRAS; from the coding sequence GTGGAACTGCGTCGCCTCGTCCGTGGACGACTCGACTGGGCACGGCTCGAACGGGTCGTCAGGAGCCTCCAGACCCGGTACGGCCGCGACGAGGTGTACGTTCGGTTTCTCGACGCCGACAACTGGCTGTCGACGCCGATCGTGCTCGACGAGGAGCTGTTCGTGAAGGTGATCTCCCGGCAGAACTCGCTCGTCCACGCGCTCATCACGACCGGCCGGAACCTCGGCGCGTTCTCCTCGGGGACGGAGGGCTTTTTCGAGCATTTCGGTACGCCGTACGAGATGGCCGAACACGAACTGGAGGCGACGCGTCGCATCCGTGAGCTGGGGTTGAACGCCCCCGAACCGATCGAGGCGCTCCAGATCGACGACCTCGGCGTCGTCGTCCTCGAGTATCTGCCCCAGTTCCGCGCGCTCGATCAGCTGGACCGCGAGAGCGAGGCCGCGCTCGCGCCGGATCTGTTCGCCGCCCTCCGCGTCATGCACGACGACGGACTCGCACACGGCGACCTCCGCGCGGAGAACGTGCTCATTCTCGACGACGAACTCTACTTCATCGACGCGACGCGGGTCCGCGCCGACGCCGCCGCCGACGCGCGCTCGTACGACCTCGCCTGCGCGCTGGCGGCGCTCGAACCGCTCATCGGGGCCCGCGCGGCGGTCGAGGCCGCACGTTCTGCGTACTCCCTGGGGGACCTCGTCGCCGCCCTGGAGTTCCTCGACTTCGTCAACATCCGCCCGGATCACGACTTCGATGCGGCGCGGCTGAAAGGCGAGATCGAGAGACGCGCCTCGTAG
- a CDS encoding DUF2797 domain-containing protein has translation MQVVGYDTPSATLLVSRDHGRGDERDGPAPDGNVDSIALDPGTTLSWSLGERHCAGAVYGHGADEGPEHVACDAPEAPYCPAHTSTWVCARCTGTCLKDEMDCYDDHAVYLAGFAPDSFKVGVTKLWRLETRLREQGADRGAHLYTVSSGRIARELEAEIATDLSDFVRVDTKRAGLGSRIDADAWERLLDGFDVLDRYEFDYGLELTERPVAETIATGTVRGTKGRLLVLDHAGSTYAVDLRDLVGYELADGGTERDLQSSLGAFG, from the coding sequence GTGCAGGTCGTTGGCTACGACACCCCCTCGGCGACGCTCCTCGTGAGCCGCGACCACGGCCGCGGCGACGAGCGTGATGGGCCGGCTCCCGACGGCAACGTCGACTCGATCGCGCTCGATCCGGGTACGACGCTCTCGTGGTCGCTGGGCGAGCGCCACTGCGCCGGCGCGGTGTACGGCCACGGGGCCGACGAGGGGCCGGAGCACGTCGCCTGTGACGCGCCCGAGGCACCGTACTGTCCCGCCCACACCTCGACGTGGGTCTGTGCGCGCTGTACCGGGACCTGTCTCAAGGACGAGATGGACTGCTACGACGACCACGCCGTCTATCTCGCGGGGTTCGCCCCCGATTCGTTCAAGGTGGGCGTGACGAAGCTGTGGCGGCTCGAAACGCGACTGCGGGAGCAGGGCGCAGACCGGGGTGCGCACCTCTACACGGTCTCCAGTGGGCGGATCGCCCGCGAACTCGAAGCCGAGATCGCGACCGACCTCTCCGACTTCGTCCGCGTCGACACCAAGCGCGCGGGGCTCGGCTCGCGGATCGACGCGGACGCGTGGGAGCGCCTGCTCGACGGCTTCGACGTCCTGGACCGCTACGAGTTCGACTACGGCCTCGAGCTGACGGAACGGCCGGTCGCCGAGACCATTGCGACCGGCACCGTCCGCGGGACGAAAGGCCGGCTCCTGGTGCTCGATCACGCCGGCAGCACCTACGCGGTAGACCTCCGCGACCTCGTCGGCTACGAACTCGCCGACGGCGGGACCGAACGCGACCTCCAGTCGAGCCTGGGCGCGTTCGGGTAG
- a CDS encoding DUF5786 family protein — translation MGFGSYDESEQERQQQSGHDDEDEDGINVHEHDHDGSVSVESDVSTDDLVGRLGEMRDDAEDDD, via the coding sequence ATGGGCTTCGGTAGCTACGACGAATCCGAGCAGGAACGCCAGCAACAGAGCGGTCACGACGACGAGGACGAAGACGGCATCAACGTCCACGAACACGACCACGACGGGTCGGTCAGCGTCGAATCGGACGTCTCGACGGACGACCTCGTGGGGCGGCTCGGCGAGATGCGCGACGACGCCGAAGACGACGACTGA
- a CDS encoding DUF7289 family protein gives MHDDTHTETDETRSEGTDRRPGRRRAHRPGSARGAASPPRPPWLYRLVRDRSGQSTTIGVALMLAVATIGVTAVVALGGTALTDTQDSADLQRTEHAMTLLDSRGAMTALGEADSQRVMLSGSGEGSYEVDDDTGWIRVEHVNYTDSNPPPVEILNRSLGSVRYTAGDTVIAYQGGGVWRTQDNGTVMVSPPEFHYRDQTLTMPLVRVAGSGSASGRIAAEVTPTTAGSDANRVYPNETTTYPNGNAYDNPVKNGTVVVTVHSEHYQGWASYFAERTEGDLTVDHAAQTASIELRTLAGAPGAFDMPSVGNSLGVPSVKQQHNVTTFDLSLAPEDKNNNQFQQLHWSLYDQGPNGQQFEIHFASNGRCKSGSFNNDISVSIYYRHNSSAPNEEWETTVDPEDTSQDLLRVDCSDSVPTLEVDLTDDEPMTYGDFSVPSSGSKWHFGSDIGDGDVPEELTFDQHAADPSDDYEEDDGDTEEVGFLVDHYFSRMGPDFDLTVEGGPGNSNNRIDESASSGVLWYDTVDGEEFIQFLHVTENEVRVELNG, from the coding sequence ATGCACGACGACACACACACCGAGACGGACGAGACGCGTTCCGAGGGGACCGACCGACGACCGGGACGGCGACGAGCGCACAGACCGGGCTCGGCGCGTGGGGCCGCCAGCCCGCCGCGGCCGCCGTGGCTCTACCGACTGGTCCGCGATCGGAGCGGCCAGTCGACGACGATCGGCGTCGCGCTCATGCTCGCGGTCGCGACGATCGGCGTCACGGCCGTCGTCGCCCTCGGCGGGACGGCGCTGACGGACACGCAGGACTCGGCGGATCTCCAGCGGACCGAGCACGCGATGACGCTGTTGGACTCCCGGGGGGCGATGACGGCGCTCGGCGAGGCCGACAGCCAGCGGGTGATGCTGAGCGGCAGCGGCGAGGGGAGCTACGAGGTCGACGACGACACCGGCTGGATTCGCGTCGAGCACGTGAACTACACCGATAGCAACCCCCCACCGGTCGAGATCCTCAACCGGTCGCTCGGCTCGGTCCGATACACGGCCGGCGACACCGTCATCGCCTACCAGGGCGGCGGCGTCTGGCGCACCCAGGACAACGGGACCGTGATGGTCTCGCCGCCCGAGTTCCACTACCGCGACCAGACGCTGACGATGCCGCTCGTCCGCGTCGCCGGCTCGGGGAGCGCCTCGGGCCGCATCGCGGCCGAGGTCACCCCGACCACCGCGGGGTCCGACGCGAACCGGGTCTACCCAAACGAGACGACGACCTACCCCAACGGGAACGCCTACGACAACCCCGTGAAGAACGGGACCGTCGTCGTCACGGTCCACAGCGAACACTACCAGGGCTGGGCGTCGTACTTCGCCGAACGGACCGAGGGCGACCTGACGGTCGACCACGCGGCACAGACGGCGTCGATCGAACTCCGGACGCTCGCGGGCGCGCCGGGCGCGTTCGACATGCCCTCGGTCGGCAATTCGCTCGGCGTGCCGAGCGTCAAACAGCAGCACAACGTCACCACGTTCGACCTCTCGCTCGCGCCGGAGGACAAGAACAACAACCAGTTCCAACAGCTCCACTGGTCGCTGTACGACCAGGGTCCGAACGGACAGCAGTTCGAGATCCACTTCGCGTCGAACGGCCGGTGCAAGAGCGGCAGTTTCAACAACGACATCAGCGTCTCCATCTACTATCGGCACAACAGCTCGGCACCGAACGAGGAGTGGGAGACGACCGTCGACCCCGAAGACACGTCTCAGGATCTGCTCAGGGTCGACTGTAGCGATTCGGTTCCGACGCTCGAAGTCGATCTGACTGACGACGAACCGATGACGTACGGGGACTTCAGCGTCCCGAGCAGCGGGAGCAAGTGGCACTTCGGCAGCGACATCGGAGACGGAGACGTCCCCGAAGAGCTGACGTTCGACCAGCACGCGGCGGACCCGTCCGACGACTACGAAGAGGACGACGGCGACACCGAGGAAGTCGGCTTCCTCGTCGACCACTACTTCTCGCGGATGGGGCCAGACTTCGACCTCACGGTCGAGGGCGGACCCGGAAACAGCAACAACCGCATCGACGAGAGCGCCTCGTCAGGCGTCCTCTGGTACGACACCGTCGACGGCGAGGAGTTCATCCAGTTCCTCCACGTCACCGAGAACGAGGTCCGGGTCGAACTGAACGGCTGA
- a CDS encoding DUF7289 family protein, translating into MSRESDRAVSDTLGFVFIFALVLSIVGLTFTLGYGGLQDTRDFERLNNAERAFDVMGDNFDDMVRRGAPSRATEVKVADAQLRMVEPTRVNVSVTNASGATDSYRFDVEPIVYETADGRIVYVNGAIFREDAGGAVVVRHSEFILNQSRVLLPVVTTRQGGETASVGGTTTVLVRARRPGGQRESFRVETARPDAQADVMVNVTSPRPAVWKRELGRSDASCTIYGDTVSCRLTGVERVYIQETLVDITFE; encoded by the coding sequence GTGAGCCGTGAGTCGGACCGGGCCGTCAGCGACACTCTCGGCTTCGTGTTCATCTTCGCGCTGGTGCTGTCCATCGTCGGCCTCACGTTCACGCTCGGCTACGGTGGCCTGCAGGACACCCGCGACTTCGAGCGACTCAACAACGCCGAGCGGGCGTTCGACGTGATGGGCGACAACTTCGACGACATGGTCCGACGGGGCGCGCCGAGCCGTGCCACGGAGGTCAAAGTCGCCGACGCCCAGCTCCGGATGGTCGAGCCGACGCGGGTGAACGTCTCCGTGACGAACGCGTCGGGGGCCACGGACAGCTACCGGTTCGACGTCGAACCGATCGTCTACGAGACGGCCGACGGGCGGATCGTCTACGTCAACGGAGCCATCTTCCGTGAGGACGCCGGCGGGGCGGTGGTCGTCCGGCACTCCGAGTTCATCCTCAACCAGAGCCGGGTCCTGCTCCCGGTCGTGACGACGCGCCAGGGTGGAGAGACGGCCTCCGTCGGCGGGACGACGACGGTGCTCGTTCGCGCGAGGCGCCCGGGCGGTCAGCGTGAGAGCTTCAGGGTCGAGACGGCACGGCCCGATGCGCAGGCGGACGTGATGGTGAACGTCACCTCGCCGCGGCCGGCGGTCTGGAAGCGCGAACTGGGTCGGTCGGACGCCTCCTGCACCATCTATGGAGACACTGTCTCCTGTCGCCTCACCGGCGTCGAGCGGGTGTACATCCAGGAGACGCTCGTCGACATCACCTTCGAGTGA
- a CDS encoding DUF7266 family protein produces the protein MSRLRPPGRARRGSFAGLRVDDRAVSTALGYVLSLAIASILISGLMLAAGGFVEGQREEVIRSELEVVGETLVADVEGADRLASAVDGQVRVKSTLPRRVGSSAYIIAIEDGAVPGDTVYRISLSAASVDVSVTLRLVTNTPVRLGSVEGGELVVVSIGGDLEVRDA, from the coding sequence ATGAGCCGGCTCCGACCACCCGGCCGGGCTCGTCGGGGCTCGTTCGCGGGGCTTCGCGTCGACGACCGCGCCGTCTCCACGGCGCTGGGCTACGTGCTCTCGCTCGCCATCGCGAGCATCCTGATCTCGGGGCTGATGCTCGCGGCCGGTGGGTTCGTCGAGGGACAGCGCGAGGAGGTCATCCGGTCCGAACTGGAGGTCGTCGGGGAGACGCTCGTCGCGGACGTCGAGGGCGCGGACCGCCTCGCCTCCGCGGTCGACGGTCAGGTCCGGGTCAAGTCGACGCTCCCGCGCCGCGTGGGGAGTTCGGCCTACATCATCGCGATCGAGGACGGGGCGGTCCCCGGGGACACCGTCTACCGCATCTCCCTCTCAGCGGCGTCGGTGGACGTCTCGGTGACGCTCCGACTGGTGACGAACACGCCGGTGCGTCTCGGCTCGGTCGAGGGGGGCGAGCTCGTCGTCGTCTCCATTGGGGGAGATCTGGAGGTGCGAGACGCGTGA
- a CDS encoding DUF7288 family protein translates to MGKTEWTLGRSTRGQAHTLEAFVAATILLASIVFALQVTAVTPLTASTSSQHIENQQEAVATGVLAAAAENESLKPTLLFVNNSSGRFHGNTFDGAYVSGGPPTALGETLDDTFLDRGIAFNLYVHYPTSERTIRRETVVRMGGPSDNAISARWRVTLYDDDVLYAADGTRTTHTLTDSTTFYAADQSRGPLYSVVEVEVVVWRM, encoded by the coding sequence ATGGGGAAGACGGAATGGACGCTCGGCAGATCGACACGCGGGCAGGCACACACCTTGGAGGCGTTCGTCGCGGCAACGATCCTGCTCGCGAGCATCGTCTTCGCCCTGCAGGTGACGGCCGTGACCCCGCTGACCGCCTCGACCTCGAGCCAGCACATCGAGAACCAGCAGGAGGCGGTCGCGACGGGCGTCCTCGCCGCGGCCGCGGAGAACGAGAGCCTGAAGCCGACGCTCCTCTTCGTGAACAACTCGAGCGGCCGGTTCCACGGCAACACGTTCGACGGGGCGTACGTCTCTGGCGGCCCGCCGACGGCGCTCGGCGAGACGCTCGACGACACGTTCCTCGACCGGGGGATCGCGTTCAACCTCTACGTCCACTACCCGACGAGCGAACGGACGATCCGGCGGGAGACCGTCGTCCGCATGGGCGGCCCCAGCGACAACGCGATCTCCGCGCGGTGGCGCGTCACGCTGTACGACGACGACGTTCTCTACGCGGCCGACGGAACGCGGACGACCCACACGCTCACCGACTCGACGACGTTCTACGCCGCGGACCAGTCCCGTGGCCCGCTGTACAGCGTGGTGGAGGTGGAGGTGGTCGTATGGCGGATGTGA
- a CDS encoding DUF7287 family protein, whose translation MRARRPPRPGSDWRSATGRDRGQTTIDFAVGATLFLLTVAFVFTFVPVMFQPFATSQSDPLVADRAANRLATDVLGDPAEPYVLNETCTTAFFAATAPPPGCPDPTDGSLGDHPNPMLGVPDDTNLNVTLVDPGGTVEGSVGDSRAGASDVITAQRRVLYRGESYELYVRVW comes from the coding sequence ATGCGGGCGCGGCGGCCACCGCGGCCCGGGAGCGACTGGCGGTCGGCGACCGGGCGGGACAGGGGACAGACCACGATCGACTTCGCCGTCGGAGCGACGCTGTTCCTCCTGACGGTCGCGTTCGTCTTCACTTTCGTCCCCGTGATGTTCCAGCCGTTCGCGACTAGCCAGTCGGATCCGCTCGTCGCCGACCGCGCCGCCAACCGACTGGCGACCGACGTCCTCGGCGACCCGGCCGAGCCGTACGTGCTCAACGAGACGTGTACGACCGCCTTCTTCGCCGCGACCGCGCCGCCGCCGGGCTGTCCGGATCCGACCGACGGGAGCCTCGGCGACCACCCGAACCCGATGCTCGGGGTCCCCGACGACACCAACCTCAACGTGACACTCGTCGACCCGGGCGGCACGGTCGAAGGCAGCGTCGGCGACTCGCGGGCGGGTGCGAGTGACGTCATCACCGCCCAGCGGCGCGTGCTCTACCGGGGCGAATCGTACGAACTGTACGTCAGGGTGTGGTGA
- a CDS encoding type II secretion system F family protein, translating to MSLESSSSLDGSTDALGDAFYPLFQFLFDENSDFVSDVEERLEQARMGENVELYISRALAVGVLLGLTLWILGTLAGFGLVQFGVLTQETVSLGIPVGDESTAATLESIAIPAAIGVMGVVFGSIGFGAGFGTLIAMPYSRASARKRQINMLLADSVSFMYALSVGGLNQLEILEAMARAEDTYGEVAKEFQSIVQETEYFGTDYRNAIRQQALTTPSDDLSQFLTDMLSIVNSGGDMQQFLSDKKEKHLRTAKQEQEMTLETLELFGEMYMTLSLFPLLLIIILVIMSMLGEAQDMLLFGTVYVLIPLTGVGFLVLVSTVKQDEPGDGYLVPADGADRLDDQQNEGLFHLGLVERFVGEFALFSRIKTREGTHKTMQIATAPHVFLRDNPMYTLALTVPVGLVLVVVAAVMGVAPTSWDGMVARPVWGTFIWLYLPVYIVAVPLTVFYEWNLRRRASIIGKLSDNLRKLSSANDTGQTLLESIRTVAGTSSGQLADEFDVMYAKVNYGMSLRGALVEFNNKYHIPRLARTVKLISKAQEASSQITEVLTTAAQASENQDDIDRERKSRTRMQVAIILMTYFTLLAVMAILKTQFLDVMAGLTQQAGSGGGGGASSFSGGIDPNQLSLLFFHGVTLQAILSGFISGYIRSADLRSGVKFVVVLMTVALATWTVVG from the coding sequence ATGAGTCTGGAATCGAGCAGCAGTCTCGACGGCAGCACCGACGCGCTCGGCGACGCGTTCTACCCGCTGTTCCAGTTCCTGTTCGACGAGAACAGCGACTTCGTGAGCGACGTCGAGGAGCGACTCGAACAGGCGCGGATGGGCGAGAACGTCGAACTGTACATCTCCCGGGCGCTCGCCGTCGGCGTGTTGCTCGGGCTGACCCTGTGGATCCTCGGGACGCTCGCCGGCTTCGGACTGGTGCAGTTCGGTGTCCTGACCCAAGAGACCGTCAGCCTCGGGATCCCGGTCGGGGACGAGTCGACGGCGGCGACTCTCGAGAGCATCGCCATTCCGGCGGCGATCGGCGTGATGGGAGTCGTCTTCGGCAGCATCGGCTTCGGGGCAGGCTTCGGGACGCTCATCGCCATGCCGTACTCGCGGGCGTCGGCGCGCAAGCGGCAGATCAACATGCTGCTCGCGGACTCGGTGTCGTTCATGTACGCGCTGTCGGTCGGCGGGCTGAACCAACTCGAGATCTTAGAGGCGATGGCCCGCGCGGAGGACACGTACGGCGAGGTCGCAAAAGAGTTCCAGAGCATCGTCCAGGAGACCGAGTACTTCGGGACGGACTACCGGAACGCGATCCGCCAGCAGGCGCTGACGACACCCAGCGACGACCTCTCGCAGTTTCTCACCGACATGCTGTCGATCGTCAACTCCGGCGGGGACATGCAGCAGTTCCTCTCCGACAAGAAGGAAAAGCACCTCCGGACGGCGAAGCAGGAACAGGAGATGACGCTGGAGACGCTCGAACTGTTCGGCGAGATGTACATGACGCTCTCGCTGTTCCCCCTCCTGTTGATCATCATCCTGGTCATCATGTCGATGCTGGGCGAGGCACAGGACATGCTGCTTTTCGGTACCGTCTACGTGCTCATCCCGCTGACCGGCGTGGGCTTTCTCGTGCTCGTCTCGACGGTCAAACAGGACGAACCGGGCGACGGCTACCTGGTGCCGGCCGACGGGGCGGATCGCCTCGACGACCAGCAGAACGAAGGCCTCTTTCATTTGGGCCTCGTCGAGCGCTTCGTCGGCGAGTTCGCGCTCTTCTCGCGGATCAAAACCCGCGAGGGGACGCACAAGACGATGCAGATCGCCACCGCCCCACACGTCTTCCTCCGGGACAATCCGATGTACACGCTGGCGCTTACAGTCCCCGTGGGACTCGTGTTGGTCGTCGTCGCCGCCGTCATGGGCGTCGCCCCGACCAGCTGGGACGGGATGGTCGCCCGGCCGGTTTGGGGGACGTTCATCTGGCTCTACCTCCCGGTGTACATCGTCGCGGTCCCGCTCACGGTGTTTTACGAGTGGAACCTCCGTCGACGCGCCTCGATCATCGGGAAGCTCTCCGACAACCTCCGGAAACTCTCCTCGGCGAACGACACCGGACAGACCCTGCTCGAATCGATCCGGACGGTCGCCGGGACCTCGTCCGGACAGCTAGCCGACGAGTTCGACGTGATGTACGCGAAGGTCAACTACGGGATGAGCCTCCGCGGTGCGCTCGTCGAGTTCAACAACAAGTACCACATCCCGCGGCTGGCCCGCACGGTGAAGCTCATCTCGAAGGCTCAGGAGGCCTCGTCGCAGATCACCGAGGTGCTCACCACGGCGGCACAGGCCTCGGAGAACCAGGACGACATCGACCGCGAGCGCAAGTCGAGAACTAGGATGCAGGTCGCCATCATCCTCATGACGTACTTCACGCTGCTGGCCGTGATGGCCATCCTGAAGACACAGTTCCTCGACGTGATGGCCGGGCTCACCCAGCAGGCCGGTAGCGGCGGCGGTGGCGGCGCGAGTTCGTTCAGCGGCGGCATCGACCCCAACCAGCTGTCGCTGTTGTTCTTCCACGGCGTCACGCTGCAGGCGATCCTGTCGGGCTTCATCAGCGGCTACATCCGGAGCGCAGACCTCCGCTCGGGCGTCAAGTTCGTCGTCGTCCTGATGACGGTCGCGCTCGCAACCTGGACGGTGGTCGGCTGA